The Verrucomicrobiia bacterium genome contains a region encoding:
- a CDS encoding phosphoribosylanthranilate isomerase, protein MSVKVKICGITNREDAQAAVAAGADLLGFVFCEDSPRHVTVAEAAAIAQLVPPQVVRVGLFVNAPEELVAEAMSGCGLQLLQFHGDETPEYCRQFGAMSMKAFRMKDAETLQHLREYPTDAWLLDAFVPGQRGGTGHTFNWELAVAAVKLGKPVFLAGGLTPENVAEAVHQVQPFGVDVSSGVEAAPGKKDHAKVRAFVQAAKSAAGP, encoded by the coding sequence ATGAGCGTGAAAGTTAAAATCTGCGGCATTACCAACCGGGAAGACGCGCAAGCCGCCGTCGCGGCGGGCGCCGACCTGCTCGGCTTTGTGTTTTGCGAGGACAGCCCGCGCCACGTCACGGTGGCGGAAGCCGCCGCCATCGCGCAACTGGTGCCGCCGCAGGTGGTGCGCGTGGGATTGTTTGTGAATGCACCGGAGGAACTGGTGGCCGAGGCGATGAGCGGGTGCGGCCTGCAACTGCTCCAGTTTCACGGCGACGAAACGCCGGAGTATTGCCGGCAATTTGGCGCCATGAGCATGAAAGCTTTCCGGATGAAAGATGCCGAAACGCTCCAACACCTGCGGGAATACCCGACGGATGCGTGGCTGCTTGACGCGTTTGTGCCCGGCCAGCGCGGTGGCACCGGCCACACGTTTAACTGGGAGCTGGCCGTCGCGGCGGTGAAGCTCGGCAAGCCTGTGTTTCTCGCCGGCGGTCTGACGCCGGAAAACGTGGCGGAAGCCGTCCATCAGGTGCAGCCCTTTGGGGTGGATGTCTCAAGCGGTGTCGAAGCGGCCCCGGGCAAAAAGGACCACGCCAAAGTGCGCGCGTTCGTGCAGGCGGCGAAAAGCGCCGCCGGCCCCTGA